One region of Bombus affinis isolate iyBomAffi1 chromosome 3, iyBomAffi1.2, whole genome shotgun sequence genomic DNA includes:
- the LOC126914801 gene encoding A disintegrin and metalloproteinase with thrombospondin motifs 3-like, producing the protein MDPSLESNMILVIVRMILYAEKRDVMVRRGDARRSLENVNKWNRKMLSSKDVNHDVAVWLTRLDIGGPSGYAPVSGVCYPARSCALNRDEGLTSTFIIAHEVAHM; encoded by the exons atggacccatcgctcgaatccaacatgattctagtgatcgtacgaatgattttatacgcggaaaaacgagacgttatg gtccgccgtggcgatgccagacgatctctcgagaacgtgaacaaatggaacagaaagatgctgtcctcgaaggacgtaaatcacgatgttgctgtatggttgacgcgattagatataggaggtccttctggttacgcacctgtgtcaggagtatgctatcccgcgagatcgtgcgcgttaaatcgagacgaaggcttgaccagcacctttatcatcgctcacgaagtagcacacat